In a genomic window of Mucilaginibacter sp. KACC 22063:
- a CDS encoding exonuclease domain-containing protein, translated as MYAIVDIETTGGHASANGITEIAICIHDGEKVVKRYETLINPSREIPIYISALTGITNDMVEGAPYFKTVAPEIYQLLHDKIFVAHNVNFDYSFLRHHLSAAGYDLQCNKLCTVRLSRKILPGLPSYGLGKLCNHLSIPNAARHRAAGDAEATAILFTLLLNSDTDNHIKQALKQRSREQVLPSNLPKSDIDRLPYTPGVYYFHDAKGKVIYVGKAVNIKKRVCSHFTGNNSGYQRQEFMRNIHRITFQECGNELMAFVTEAIEIKRLWPAYNRSQKNMEFAYGLYLYEDQRGYMRLAVDKRRKYSAPVYSCGSLFEGRSLLNRLIEEFELCPKFCFIQKNDQPCIGVNGSQCACEGHESVEIYNSKVANAIESLKTALPTFAIRDEGRHDDEHSCILIEEGRFYGMGYVSHYFDVDTIDQLKNNLTPYPGNDYIRNMVVSYAERYPHKKIHFGANVLVS; from the coding sequence ATGTATGCAATTGTCGATATTGAAACTACAGGGGGGCACGCAAGCGCAAATGGTATTACTGAAATTGCCATTTGCATACATGATGGTGAAAAAGTAGTTAAACGATACGAAACACTAATTAATCCCAGCCGCGAGATACCGATTTACATTAGCGCGCTTACCGGTATCACTAACGATATGGTGGAGGGGGCGCCATATTTCAAAACTGTTGCGCCAGAAATTTACCAACTGCTGCACGACAAGATCTTTGTAGCCCACAATGTAAACTTCGATTATTCATTTCTAAGGCATCATTTATCCGCGGCAGGATATGATCTGCAATGTAATAAGCTATGTACAGTGCGGCTTAGCCGTAAAATATTGCCGGGGTTGCCTTCTTATGGATTAGGGAAACTTTGTAATCACCTCAGCATACCAAACGCGGCGCGCCACCGCGCAGCCGGTGATGCAGAAGCTACAGCTATCTTGTTCACTTTATTGCTTAACAGCGATACGGATAATCATATTAAACAGGCGCTAAAACAACGCTCTCGCGAACAGGTATTGCCTTCAAACCTACCCAAAAGCGATATAGACCGGTTGCCATATACACCTGGCGTTTATTATTTTCATGATGCCAAAGGCAAAGTAATTTATGTTGGTAAGGCGGTAAATATTAAAAAACGCGTTTGCAGTCATTTCACGGGTAACAATTCGGGTTATCAGCGACAGGAGTTTATGCGTAATATCCATCGTATCACCTTTCAGGAATGCGGTAACGAACTCATGGCTTTTGTTACCGAAGCTATTGAAATTAAACGCTTATGGCCAGCCTACAACCGTTCGCAAAAAAACATGGAGTTTGCTTATGGGCTTTATTTGTATGAGGACCAGCGCGGCTACATGCGCCTGGCGGTTGACAAGCGCCGTAAGTATAGCGCTCCCGTTTACAGTTGCGGATCGCTTTTTGAAGGCCGCAGTTTGTTAAACCGCCTGATTGAAGAGTTTGAACTTTGCCCTAAATTCTGCTTCATACAAAAAAACGATCAGCCTTGCATAGGTGTAAACGGCAGTCAATGCGCATGCGAGGGTCACGAGTCTGTAGAAATCTACAATAGTAAGGTTGCCAATGCGATAGAAAGTTTAAAAACTGCGCTACCAACATTTGCTATACGTGATGAAGGCCGGCATGACGATGAGCATAGCTGTATCTTAATTGAAGAGGGCCGTTTTTATGGAATGGGCTATGTGTCACATTACTTTGATGTGGATACTATTGACCAGCTAAAAAATAACCTGACACCTTATCCCGGCAATGATTATATCCGTAATATGGTAGTAAGTTATGCCGAAAGGTATCCCCACAAAAAGATCCATTTTGGTGCAAATGTATTAGTGAGTTAA
- a CDS encoding DUF1810 domain-containing protein: protein METLKRFLDAQKRDYDTALSEIKNGRKRSHWMWYIFPQLKGLGFSEASRYYGIKDLNEAEEYLRDTVLSERLIKICKALLQLPGNDAHQVFGTPDDMKLQSSMTLFSQVPGADPVFASVLDKYFGGDADEKTLRLLQQ, encoded by the coding sequence ATGGAAACCTTAAAACGATTTTTAGATGCGCAGAAACGTGATTATGATACTGCGCTTAGTGAAATTAAAAACGGCCGTAAACGCAGCCATTGGATGTGGTATATATTTCCGCAGTTAAAGGGCTTAGGATTCAGCGAAGCATCAAGGTATTATGGTATAAAAGACCTGAATGAAGCAGAGGAATACCTGCGTGATACTGTTTTATCAGAAAGGTTGATAAAGATCTGTAAAGCGTTACTTCAACTTCCGGGTAATGATGCGCACCAGGTATTCGGCACGCCCGACGATATGAAACTGCAATCCTCTATGACTTTATTTTCGCAGGTGCCCGGAGCCGATCCTGTATTTGCAAGCGTGTTGGATAAGTACTTTGGTGGCGATGCAGATGAAAAAACATTAAGGTTATTGCAACAATAG
- a CDS encoding outer membrane beta-barrel protein, with amino-acid sequence MNKLKFIAGAFAVSALLLSSLKSNAQTTEAGKFQFAIGPNISIPTGDVKPFSGFSLGGTGRLQYGVTNNFAVTLSTGGDHFFAKKVPGTDRRYSSYGLIPVKAGVKFFVVPNVYIAGEAGAGWEVLEKGFFSNGQRKFVVEPAVGYATRRWDVSLRYESATGEHYNYGLFGLRLGYAIF; translated from the coding sequence ATGAACAAATTAAAATTTATAGCAGGGGCTTTTGCTGTAAGCGCATTACTGTTATCAAGCCTTAAATCAAACGCACAAACAACAGAGGCCGGTAAATTTCAGTTTGCTATAGGCCCTAACATCAGCATCCCGACAGGCGATGTAAAACCGTTTTCCGGCTTTTCGCTTGGTGGTACAGGCCGTTTACAATATGGTGTCACCAACAACTTTGCGGTAACACTGTCTACCGGTGGCGACCACTTTTTTGCCAAGAAAGTTCCGGGTACAGACAGAAGATACAGCAGCTACGGACTTATCCCTGTTAAGGCTGGTGTGAAATTTTTTGTTGTGCCTAATGTGTACATAGCCGGTGAGGCTGGTGCAGGATGGGAAGTTCTGGAAAAAGGTTTTTTCTCTAACGGTCAGCGGAAATTTGTGGTTGAGCCGGCTGTTGGCTATGCTACCCGCCGTTGGGATGTAAGCTTACGATACGAGAGCGCTACCGGAGAGCACTATAACTACGGTTTATTTGGCTTGAGACTGGGATATGCCATATTTTAA
- the pyrF gene encoding orotidine-5'-phosphate decarboxylase, with translation MLSRQQLIQQIRQKQSFLCVGLDTDISKIPSFLLNYADPVLEFNKRIIDATKDLCVAYKPNAAFYESRGLKGLQSLIGTYQYLPKDCLSIIDAKRGDIGNTSDQYAQAFFNEEASGMSFDAITITPYMGNDSVTPYLKYEGKWVILLALTSSTGSKDFQYLNTGDGHLYETVIQKANTWAGADRMMFVVGATKGEEFTTIRKHAPDNFLLVPGVGAQGGSLEDVCRYGMTKDCGLLINSSRSIIYASSGEDFAESARAEALKLQQQMAAELEKAGII, from the coding sequence ATGCTTTCCCGTCAACAGCTCATTCAGCAAATACGTCAAAAACAATCATTCTTGTGTGTAGGCCTTGATACCGATATCAGCAAAATACCTTCTTTTTTATTGAATTATGCTGATCCTGTATTGGAATTTAACAAACGCATTATTGATGCCACTAAAGATTTGTGCGTTGCTTACAAGCCTAATGCTGCCTTTTATGAGAGCCGCGGTTTAAAAGGTTTACAAAGCTTGATCGGCACTTACCAGTACCTGCCTAAAGATTGCCTGAGCATTATAGATGCTAAAAGAGGTGATATTGGCAATACCAGCGACCAATATGCACAGGCTTTTTTTAACGAGGAAGCCAGCGGAATGAGCTTTGACGCGATTACCATTACACCCTATATGGGGAATGACAGCGTAACACCGTATCTAAAATATGAGGGTAAATGGGTGATCCTGCTTGCGCTTACCTCATCAACGGGCAGCAAGGACTTCCAATATCTAAATACAGGCGACGGTCATTTATACGAAACCGTTATTCAGAAAGCCAATACCTGGGCCGGTGCAGACCGCATGATGTTTGTAGTAGGCGCAACTAAAGGAGAGGAGTTTACAACCATACGTAAACATGCCCCTGATAACTTTTTACTGGTACCCGGAGTTGGTGCCCAGGGGGGGAGCCTTGAAGATGTTTGCCGTTATGGTATGACTAAAGATTGCGGACTGCTTATTAATTCTTCAAGATCAATTATTTATGCATCAAGCGGTGAAGATTTTGCCGAATCAGCACGCGCCGAAGCGTTAAAACTGCAACAGCAAATGGCTGCCGAGTTAGAAAAAGCAGGGATTATTTGA
- the rho gene encoding transcription termination factor Rho, with translation MSETLELNDKLVSELRLMAKSMGIAEADELRKPQLITRISEQQQLIEAARVQQSLLENNYKPINAPEEAADGDDKPRSKRARSVKAKKDEQPENTKPSASLFDGSSEQPNRPESEEANSATLADEPVNEKTDTVAAPTAPEARPQRFERERRQPNNNNNNNNQNGQQKNQEAINLDFDNVIVNEGVLEIMPDGYGFLRSSDYNYLTSPDDIYVSQSQIKLFGLKTGDTVRGSIRPPKEGEKYFPLVRVEAINGRIPAEVRDRVPFDHLTPLFPQQRLNLFTDPGNYSTRIMDLFAPIGKGQRGLIVAQPKTGKTMLLKDVANAIAKNHPEVYLIILLIDERPEEVTDMARSVRAEVISSTFDEPAERHVKIANIVLEKAKRMVECGHDVVILLDSITRLARAYNTVAPASGKILSGGVDANALHKPKRFFGAARNIEDGGSLTIIATALTETGSKMDEVIFEEFKGTGNMELQLDRKLSNKRIFPAIDLTASSTRRDDLLHDRDTIQRIWILRNHLADMNSQESMEFLQAQIKGTKTNEEFLISMNS, from the coding sequence ATGTCTGAAACATTAGAATTGAATGACAAGCTCGTATCCGAGTTGCGCCTGATGGCAAAAAGTATGGGTATCGCAGAAGCTGATGAGTTGCGCAAACCTCAATTAATCACCCGAATCAGCGAGCAACAACAGCTTATTGAAGCTGCCCGCGTACAACAAAGTTTACTTGAAAATAACTATAAGCCTATAAATGCCCCTGAAGAAGCTGCCGATGGTGATGATAAGCCACGCAGTAAAAGAGCACGTTCTGTAAAAGCTAAAAAAGATGAACAGCCGGAAAACACTAAGCCTTCTGCAAGTTTATTTGACGGCTCATCAGAACAACCTAACCGTCCTGAAAGCGAAGAAGCTAACAGCGCTACTTTAGCCGACGAACCGGTTAATGAAAAAACTGACACTGTTGCTGCTCCTACAGCTCCAGAAGCCCGCCCGCAACGTTTTGAGCGCGAGCGTCGTCAGCCTAATAATAACAACAACAATAATAACCAAAACGGCCAGCAAAAAAACCAGGAGGCTATTAATCTTGATTTTGACAACGTAATTGTTAACGAAGGTGTACTTGAAATTATGCCTGATGGCTATGGTTTCCTGCGTTCTTCTGATTATAACTACCTTACATCTCCTGATGATATTTACGTATCACAGTCGCAAATCAAATTATTTGGTTTAAAGACCGGCGATACCGTTCGTGGAAGTATCCGCCCGCCAAAAGAAGGCGAAAAGTATTTCCCGCTGGTACGTGTAGAAGCCATTAACGGCCGTATACCTGCCGAAGTGCGCGACCGTGTGCCTTTTGACCACTTAACGCCGCTTTTCCCGCAGCAAAGGTTAAACCTGTTCACTGATCCGGGCAATTATTCAACCCGCATTATGGACCTTTTTGCCCCTATCGGTAAAGGCCAGCGTGGTTTAATTGTGGCACAGCCAAAAACCGGTAAAACCATGTTATTGAAGGATGTAGCCAATGCTATTGCTAAAAACCACCCTGAGGTTTACCTGATCATCCTGCTGATTGACGAACGCCCTGAAGAGGTTACCGATATGGCCCGCAGCGTACGTGCCGAGGTTATTTCATCAACTTTTGATGAGCCAGCCGAACGCCATGTTAAAATTGCCAACATCGTACTTGAAAAAGCAAAACGCATGGTGGAGTGCGGACACGATGTTGTTATCCTGCTTGACTCGATCACCCGTTTAGCCCGTGCTTATAATACCGTAGCCCCTGCTTCTGGTAAAATATTATCCGGTGGTGTGGATGCAAACGCATTGCACAAACCTAAACGCTTCTTTGGTGCAGCACGTAACATCGAAGATGGCGGTTCATTAACCATTATAGCTACAGCACTTACTGAAACCGGCTCTAAAATGGACGAGGTTATCTTTGAAGAATTTAAAGGTACCGGCAACATGGAGCTTCAGCTCGATCGTAAGCTTTCTAATAAACGTATCTTCCCTGCTATTGACCTTACTGCGTCAAGCACACGCCGCGATGATTTGCTGCATGACCGTGATACCATACAGCGTATCTGGATCTTACGTAACCACCTTGCCGATATGAACTCGCAGGAGTCAATGGAATTTTTACAGGCACAGATAAAAGGAACAAAAACCAACGAAGAGTTTTTGATCTCCATGAATTCATAA
- the pssA gene encoding CDP-diacylglycerol--serine O-phosphatidyltransferase — protein MKKRVKKHLPNAITCANLFSGCIGIVFAFNNNLIFAAYCIFLAAIFDFFDGLASRVLQSFSGIGKDLDSLADMVSFGVLPAVILYQLFLQSPQIDHISPYLNFIAFLLPVFSALRLAKFNVDIRQAENFIGLPTPANAILIASFPLILREQNAFYNDYILNPYFLSCFVLIMCALLVAEMPLMSLKFKNRDFNKNIYRYLLLLFSAILILFFKFAAVPVVILMYITLSVIQFKIAK, from the coding sequence ATGAAGAAAAGAGTGAAGAAACACCTGCCTAATGCTATTACATGTGCTAATTTGTTCAGCGGTTGTATTGGTATTGTTTTCGCTTTTAATAATAACCTCATCTTTGCTGCCTACTGCATCTTCCTGGCAGCCATCTTTGACTTTTTCGACGGACTGGCCTCAAGGGTACTGCAATCATTTTCGGGTATAGGTAAAGATCTTGACTCACTGGCCGATATGGTAAGTTTCGGCGTATTACCTGCCGTAATTTTATATCAGCTGTTCCTGCAATCACCGCAGATTGACCATATTAGTCCCTATTTAAACTTTATAGCTTTCCTGCTGCCGGTGTTTTCAGCTTTAAGGCTTGCCAAGTTCAACGTGGACATACGCCAGGCAGAAAATTTTATAGGTCTGCCTACCCCGGCCAACGCTATACTGATCGCTTCTTTCCCGTTGATTTTACGCGAACAGAATGCTTTTTACAACGACTACATCCTCAACCCATACTTTTTATCGTGCTTTGTGCTCATTATGTGCGCATTACTGGTAGCCGAAATGCCGCTGATGTCGCTTAAATTTAAAAACCGCGACTTTAATAAAAATATCTATCGTTATTTACTGCTTCTGTTCTCGGCAATCTTGATCTTATTTTTTAAATTTGCCGCTGTTCCGGTAGTTATACTTATGTATATTACCTTATCAGTAATTCAATTTAAAATAGCGAAATGA
- the purS gene encoding phosphoribosylformylglycinamidine synthase subunit PurS translates to MTKFKAEIDVMPKKEILDPQGKAVSGSMKNLGLSEIDNVRIGKHISLEIEAENAETAHQKVEQACKSLLANLIMESYSIEISAV, encoded by the coding sequence ATGACAAAGTTTAAGGCCGAAATAGACGTAATGCCTAAAAAAGAAATTCTTGACCCACAAGGCAAAGCAGTTTCAGGAAGTATGAAAAATCTGGGCTTGTCTGAAATTGACAACGTACGTATAGGCAAGCACATTTCGCTGGAAATTGAGGCCGAAAACGCAGAGACCGCACACCAAAAGGTTGAACAAGCCTGCAAAAGCCTTTTAGCTAACCTGATTATGGAAAGCTACAGCATAGAAATAAGCGCGGTTTAA
- a CDS encoding Hpt domain-containing protein, translated as MSDNQDLNLSFLYEIADGSNEFIVESIDMFMQQTPELLHIIGTAISAKDWPVAATSAHKLKPNLGFFGMLESQSTMQEIEHLAKTGAPDIDLITDKFNAVRTVLTGNLRKLLQVKAEAEAQL; from the coding sequence ATGTCTGATAACCAGGACCTTAATCTGTCTTTTTTATATGAAATTGCGGATGGAAGCAATGAATTCATTGTAGAGTCGATAGATATGTTTATGCAGCAAACCCCCGAGTTGCTACATATAATAGGAACGGCTATCAGTGCAAAAGATTGGCCAGTTGCGGCAACATCTGCGCATAAGCTAAAACCTAATCTTGGGTTCTTCGGCATGCTCGAAAGCCAATCGACCATGCAGGAGATAGAGCACCTTGCAAAAACAGGCGCCCCGGATATCGACCTGATCACGGACAAATTCAATGCCGTTAGAACTGTACTTACAGGAAATCTGAGAAAATTATTGCAGGTAAAAGCAGAGGCAGAAGCGCAGCTTTAA
- the folK gene encoding 2-amino-4-hydroxy-6-hydroxymethyldihydropteridine diphosphokinase produces the protein MINVFLLLGSNLGNREEFIKKAVEQIGEFAAVLKTSSLYETQAWGKEGEPDYLNQVVEIATDMKAHNLLAMLLNIEQRLGRLRNEKWGSRTIDIDILFYGNLVIDDADLTVPHPRLHERRFTLEPLEEIAAELIHPVFKKNITQLKKDLKDSLIVKKL, from the coding sequence ATGATTAATGTTTTTTTGTTGCTGGGAAGTAACCTCGGCAACCGTGAGGAGTTTATTAAAAAAGCCGTTGAACAAATAGGTGAATTTGCCGCCGTATTAAAAACATCATCATTATATGAAACGCAAGCCTGGGGCAAAGAGGGCGAACCTGATTACCTTAACCAGGTTGTAGAAATAGCTACTGATATGAAGGCGCACAACTTGCTGGCCATGCTTTTAAATATTGAGCAGCGTCTGGGCCGTTTGCGTAACGAAAAATGGGGCTCGCGTACAATAGATATTGATATTTTATTTTATGGAAACCTTGTGATTGATGATGCTGATTTAACAGTGCCACATCCGCGTTTACATGAGCGACGCTTTACGCTTGAACCGCTTGAAGAAATAGCAGCAGAGCTGATTCATCCTGTTTTTAAGAAAAATATTACACAGCTAAAAAAAGATTTGAAAGATAGCTTAATTGTTAAAAAATTATAA